In Hallerella succinigenes, the following are encoded in one genomic region:
- the radA gene encoding DNA repair protein RadA, with product MAKNDTEFFCKECGEVTSKWAGKCPHCGAWSSLVERPVESKATRRGLGHNSLDTDGLSGVPRKLADIETTAAKRLSSASPEFDRTLGGGFAPGSLVLIGGDPGIGKSTLVLQTLATMASAGVKALYVSGEESAVQVKLRSERLSVSGSDLLLLCETNLDKILEKAKAIQPEVLVIDSIQTVYNADLPGTPGSVSQLRESTLSLMVFAKNSGCITILIGHVTKDGQIAGPRILEHMVDTVAYFEGDRNGQYRILRTIKNRFGATDEIGVFEMTSGGLVSVSNPSKIFLDATNMNSPGSVVSCTIEGSRAMLFETQALVNQTNYAVAQRVAAGIDQKRLTIILALLDKFGGVPIGNSDVFASIAGGLKIADTGTDLAIALAIVCNHLGISLPPHTIVIGELGLSGEIRSVSQTDLRVKEAQRLGFEHIILPASAKISKSAKIDILRFKHLAEAVQFVQDQKN from the coding sequence ATGGCTAAGAACGATACCGAATTTTTTTGCAAGGAATGTGGCGAAGTCACTTCCAAATGGGCTGGCAAATGTCCGCATTGCGGCGCATGGTCTAGCCTTGTCGAACGTCCCGTCGAAAGCAAGGCGACCCGCCGAGGGCTCGGCCATAACAGTCTCGACACCGACGGACTTTCCGGCGTTCCGCGAAAGCTCGCCGACATCGAAACGACAGCCGCAAAAAGGTTAAGTTCCGCAAGTCCCGAATTTGACAGAACGCTCGGCGGAGGCTTTGCTCCAGGTTCCCTCGTCTTAATCGGTGGCGATCCGGGTATCGGAAAATCGACGCTCGTGCTGCAGACGCTTGCCACCATGGCAAGCGCAGGCGTCAAAGCCTTGTATGTCAGCGGCGAAGAGAGCGCTGTGCAAGTCAAGTTGCGCAGTGAAAGACTCAGCGTTTCGGGCAGCGACCTCCTTCTGCTTTGCGAAACGAACCTCGACAAGATCCTTGAAAAAGCGAAAGCGATCCAACCAGAAGTTCTTGTCATCGACTCCATTCAAACGGTCTACAACGCCGATTTGCCAGGGACTCCTGGAAGCGTTTCACAGCTTCGCGAAAGCACCCTTTCGCTGATGGTCTTTGCCAAGAATTCGGGCTGTATCACGATCTTGATTGGGCACGTGACAAAGGACGGTCAGATCGCCGGTCCGCGAATCCTCGAACACATGGTCGATACAGTCGCCTATTTTGAAGGCGATCGCAATGGGCAGTACCGTATTCTGCGTACAATCAAGAACCGTTTCGGAGCCACCGATGAAATCGGCGTCTTTGAAATGACATCCGGCGGACTTGTGAGCGTTTCAAATCCGAGTAAGATTTTTCTCGACGCGACGAACATGAATTCCCCGGGTAGCGTCGTCAGCTGCACGATCGAAGGTTCCCGTGCGATGCTCTTTGAAACGCAGGCCCTGGTGAACCAGACGAATTATGCGGTCGCCCAGCGTGTCGCTGCAGGCATCGACCAAAAGCGTTTAACGATTATCCTCGCGTTGCTCGACAAGTTCGGAGGCGTCCCCATCGGAAACTCCGACGTTTTCGCAAGCATCGCCGGGGGCTTAAAAATTGCCGATACGGGAACGGACCTCGCTATCGCCCTCGCGATCGTCTGCAACCATTTGGGAATTTCCCTGCCGCCGCATACGATTGTCATCGGCGAACTCGGGCTTTCGGGAGAAATCCGCTCCGTCAGCCAAACGGACCTACGCGTCAAAGAAGCGCAGCGTCTTGGCTTTGAGCATATCATCCTGCCTGCATCCGCCAAGATTTCGAAATCGGCAAAAATCGACATCCTCCGCTTTAAGCACCTTGCCGAAGCGGTGCAATTCGTACAAGATCAGAAAAATTGA
- a CDS encoding SufE family protein, with product MKSILEVEEEIRATFAAFTSSDDKWAYLLKIAREHPGMDDRLKAEKFLVKGCASRMFLVPEFKDGILHLHMDTEVGEANPLISRGLGALALKIYDGRTPEEILSADPAFFQNIGLQQGLSPTRANGFASLLKQIYLYAKVYSALATRAKE from the coding sequence GTGAAAAGCATTCTAGAAGTTGAAGAAGAAATTCGCGCGACATTTGCCGCATTCACTTCGTCCGACGATAAATGGGCTTATCTCTTGAAAATCGCCCGTGAACATCCGGGGATGGATGATCGTTTGAAAGCCGAAAAGTTCCTGGTGAAGGGGTGCGCTTCGCGCATGTTCCTTGTACCGGAATTCAAGGATGGAATTTTACACTTGCACATGGACACGGAAGTCGGGGAAGCGAACCCGTTGATCAGCCGTGGCCTGGGCGCTCTCGCTCTCAAAATCTATGACGGTCGCACTCCGGAAGAAATCCTTTCCGCGGATCCGGCATTCTTTCAGAATATCGGTCTGCAGCAGGGGCTTTCGCCGACGCGCGCAAACGGTTTTGCGAGCCTCTTGAAACAAATCTACCTGTATGCCAAGGTCTATAGCGCTTTGGCGACACGTGCAAAGGAATAG
- a CDS encoding NAD(P)/FAD-dependent oxidoreductase, producing MTCYLKENYDVIICGAGPAGLYAANCLQKASAGKLSVLLVDKKSPWKEPVACAEAVSRKIFSRYWTPKEEWIRQHLNGVYFTAPDMTRVEYFQKDCGLILNRAAFHHEMADKAAELGVECHFENRVSALAPAENGLWAVTVCSGETESVLKTKVVIDATGPGAKISRRVPGLDALETGDFDQESAIFAIAKGVPHSTRHIELLFGQRFFEGGYGWVFPRDGETVNVGLVGGRDFLKTHPPRATLEKFIQEAYPDAKILAFHGGAIPCGQSEHPIAANGVFKAGDSASTVNPISRSGIVEAMKSGKIAAECALEWLSATSEEERREIEKSAYDRWMKIQGKTHLNYSRGKSGFARISDAQFNKAAHRLASIPVEKRSIFRIFWAVLASSPSILWKLKSFFI from the coding sequence ATGACATGCTATTTGAAGGAAAATTATGACGTAATCATCTGTGGCGCAGGCCCAGCCGGGCTTTATGCTGCAAATTGCCTTCAAAAAGCCTCCGCTGGCAAGCTTTCGGTGCTTCTCGTCGACAAAAAATCCCCGTGGAAGGAACCTGTCGCCTGTGCGGAAGCGGTTTCCCGTAAGATTTTCTCCCGCTATTGGACTCCAAAAGAGGAATGGATCCGTCAGCATTTGAACGGCGTCTATTTTACGGCGCCCGATATGACGCGTGTGGAATATTTCCAAAAAGATTGCGGTTTGATTTTGAACCGAGCCGCTTTTCATCACGAAATGGCGGATAAGGCGGCGGAACTCGGCGTTGAATGCCATTTTGAAAATAGGGTCTCTGCCCTTGCCCCGGCTGAAAACGGCCTTTGGGCGGTGACGGTCTGCTCGGGAGAGACGGAATCCGTCTTGAAAACGAAGGTCGTGATCGATGCGACGGGTCCCGGTGCAAAGATTTCTCGTCGCGTTCCGGGCCTTGATGCGCTCGAAACGGGGGATTTTGACCAGGAATCGGCCATTTTTGCGATTGCGAAAGGCGTTCCGCACAGCACGCGGCATATTGAACTTCTTTTTGGTCAGCGTTTCTTTGAAGGCGGTTACGGCTGGGTGTTCCCGCGTGACGGCGAAACGGTCAATGTGGGCCTTGTCGGCGGCCGTGATTTCTTGAAAACGCATCCGCCACGTGCGACTCTCGAAAAATTTATCCAGGAAGCTTATCCGGATGCGAAAATTCTCGCTTTCCACGGCGGTGCGATTCCCTGTGGCCAGTCGGAACATCCGATTGCGGCGAACGGCGTCTTTAAGGCGGGGGACTCGGCGAGTACCGTGAACCCGATCAGCCGGTCGGGCATTGTCGAAGCGATGAAGAGTGGAAAGATTGCTGCGGAATGCGCCTTGGAATGGCTTTCCGCGACTTCGGAAGAAGAACGCCGCGAAATAGAAAAGTCTGCCTACGACCGCTGGATGAAGATCCAGGGAAAGACGCATTTAAATTATTCCCGCGGAAAAAGCGGTTTTGCAAGGATCTCGGATGCGCAGTTCAACAAGGCGGCTCACCGCCTCGCTTCGATTCCTGTGGAAAAGCGCTCGATCTTCCGCATCTTCTGGGCGGTGCTCGCCTCTTCGCCGAGCATTCTCTGGAAGCTGAAATCGTTCTTTATTTAA
- the tsaE gene encoding tRNA (adenosine(37)-N6)-threonylcarbamoyltransferase complex ATPase subunit type 1 TsaE, which produces MTEFVKALEVQTHSEAETLKWAEDFAKTLPKGSVLALYGTLGAGKTVISRGICKGLGFQGQVNSPTYTIVHEYPNPNGMPLFHLDLYRLSPHADLGEIGVDYYMTRDGVTLIEWPERLDDETVGITHRLTLSILEDDSRNIFVETSTSQPSNP; this is translated from the coding sequence ATGACCGAATTCGTCAAAGCATTAGAAGTCCAGACCCACTCCGAAGCAGAAACCTTGAAGTGGGCAGAAGACTTTGCAAAGACCCTTCCCAAGGGTTCTGTCCTTGCGCTTTACGGAACGCTCGGTGCAGGTAAAACGGTCATTAGCCGTGGCATCTGCAAGGGCCTTGGATTCCAAGGTCAGGTCAATTCCCCGACTTACACGATCGTCCACGAATACCCGAATCCAAACGGAATGCCCCTTTTCCATTTGGACCTCTACCGCCTTTCGCCCCATGCGGACCTCGGCGAAATCGGCGTGGATTACTATATGACACGCGACGGCGTCACGCTCATCGAATGGCCGGAACGCCTAGACGACGAAACGGTGGGCATCACCCACCGCCTCACGCTTTCCATTCTCGAAGATGATTCGAGAAATATCTTCGTCGAAACGTCTACTTCGCAGCCGTCGAATCCTTAA
- a CDS encoding DUF4416 family protein — protein MGIAKKPLPARLVMGFLAKDAALIDEIRPRLCKLYGEELEVLTAFPFRFTNYYKDEIGKSPVRAFVTYKTLIDRESIVDIKLATNHLELEFAKEHGTEGLRPVNLDPGYITLGQFFLATTKDQRQRVYIRDGIYVEPTLYFQDGHFHAFPWTYRDYQSKEYIEFLEAVRNQLKSSMHNP, from the coding sequence ATGGGTATTGCGAAAAAGCCTCTCCCGGCGAGACTCGTCATGGGATTTTTGGCAAAAGACGCGGCACTGATCGATGAAATCCGCCCGCGTCTCTGCAAGCTCTACGGCGAAGAACTCGAGGTTCTGACCGCATTCCCGTTCCGTTTCACGAACTACTACAAGGACGAAATCGGCAAATCCCCCGTGCGCGCCTTTGTCACCTATAAGACTCTGATCGACCGCGAATCGATTGTAGATATCAAGCTTGCCACGAACCATCTAGAACTCGAATTTGCCAAGGAACACGGAACCGAAGGACTGCGCCCGGTGAACCTCGACCCTGGTTACATCACGCTTGGACAGTTCTTTTTGGCGACGACCAAGGACCAACGTCAGCGCGTGTACATTCGAGACGGCATTTACGTGGAACCGACTCTCTACTTCCAAGATGGACACTTTCACGCATTCCCGTGGACGTACAGAGATTACCAGAGCAAGGAATACATTGAATTTTTGGAAGCCGTGAGAAACCAACTGAAATCATCCATGCACAATCCATGA
- a CDS encoding pentapeptide repeat-containing protein: protein MNMHLNLTSKFGVLLLASMTAGAFAQQTDWSGKDINVSFRSKNIDGFNFENAKAVKNVTDFTGSNATHEPVNFRGSDLRGVKFQNSVMNNPDFREANLEGAIISGADLRGSDFKEANLKGANLYRATLLDSRFPKANLENARLDAMKVSDQADFSDANLKNASFIDVDLTMADFSDANLTNTNFSRSLMGAAKLDDATIVKTDFTACNLINADFSGVELRDVNFTKAGLSKADFSGTKFINVNLQSADLSLTDFNDVDLSKTQLQKASFAQSNLKNMEFNGQDLSGVVFDKGVVTKSSFEKAKMNKASFFDGEASKSIFRGAIMQKAIFDGTYIFKNIFDNADLTKANFSNSTISRTSYDLANLTGANFSGAKLDNVTFLNANMQNVKIDADTKMENVDFSGADLTHAHIEKFTAKKVIYDAKTKFPDGFEPRKYGFTKLGEKAVEVKSETASDQPKKKKKRRKKSAEEAAGIE from the coding sequence ATGAATATGCACCTCAATTTGACATCCAAGTTCGGTGTCTTGTTGCTCGCATCCATGACCGCTGGCGCATTTGCCCAGCAGACCGACTGGAGCGGCAAGGATATCAACGTTTCTTTCCGCAGCAAAAACATCGATGGATTCAACTTTGAAAATGCGAAGGCAGTCAAGAACGTGACGGACTTTACCGGTTCCAACGCAACGCATGAACCTGTCAACTTCCGCGGTTCCGATCTCCGTGGCGTAAAGTTCCAGAACTCCGTGATGAACAATCCGGACTTCCGTGAAGCCAATCTGGAAGGCGCAATCATTTCCGGCGCGGACCTGCGTGGCTCCGATTTTAAGGAAGCCAACTTGAAGGGCGCAAACCTCTACCGTGCAACCCTTCTGGATTCCCGCTTCCCGAAGGCAAACCTCGAAAACGCCCGTCTGGACGCTATGAAGGTTTCCGACCAGGCAGACTTTAGCGATGCAAACCTCAAGAACGCATCCTTCATCGATGTCGACTTGACTATGGCCGACTTCAGCGATGCCAATTTGACGAACACGAACTTCTCCCGCTCCTTGATGGGTGCCGCCAAACTCGATGACGCAACGATCGTCAAGACGGACTTTACGGCTTGCAACCTGATCAACGCAGACTTCAGCGGCGTGGAACTCCGCGATGTGAACTTCACCAAGGCGGGTCTTTCCAAGGCTGACTTCTCCGGTACCAAGTTCATCAATGTGAACCTCCAGAGCGCAGACCTTTCCTTGACCGACTTCAACGACGTCGATCTTTCCAAGACTCAGCTCCAAAAGGCTTCCTTCGCCCAGTCTAACCTGAAGAACATGGAATTCAACGGCCAGGATCTTTCTGGCGTGGTTTTCGATAAGGGCGTCGTCACCAAGAGCTCTTTCGAAAAGGCTAAGATGAACAAGGCGTCCTTCTTCGATGGCGAAGCAAGCAAGAGCATTTTCCGCGGTGCCATCATGCAGAAGGCAATCTTCGACGGCACCTACATCTTCAAGAACATCTTCGATAACGCGGACCTCACCAAGGCCAACTTCTCGAACTCGACAATCAGCCGTACGAGCTATGACCTTGCCAACTTGACCGGTGCAAACTTCTCCGGTGCCAAGCTCGACAACGTCACCTTCCTCAACGCAAACATGCAGAACGTAAAGATCGACGCTGACACCAAGATGGAAAACGTCGACTTCTCCGGTGCAGACCTCACCCACGCTCACATCGAAAAGTTCACCGCCAAGAAGGTAATTTACGATGCAAAGACCAAGTTCCCGGACGGCTTCGAACCGCGTAAGTACGGCTTCACGAAGCTCGGCGAAAAGGCTGTGGAAGTCAAGTCCGAAACCGCAAGCGATCAGCCGAAGAAGAAAAAGAAGCGCCGTAAGAAGTCTGCCGAAGAAGCTGCAGGCATCGAATAA
- a CDS encoding thymidylate synthase — protein MQQYLDLLRDIMENGVDRSDRTGTGTRSVFGRQARYDLSKGFPCLTTKKLHLRSIIHELLWFLKGDTNIQYLHDNKVTIWDEWADENGDLGPVYGHQWRSWPTPEGGHIDQIQNLLDSLKNNPDSRRHLVCAWNVAEVDKMALPPCHCLFQFYVGGVGASGKRKLSCQLYQRSADMFLGVPFNIASYSLLTLMLAQVLDYEPAEFVHTFGDLHLYCNHFDQAKEQLSRTPRALPTMKLNPDVKNLFDFKFEDFSLENYDPWPTIKAPIAV, from the coding sequence ATGCAGCAATATCTTGATTTACTCCGCGACATTATGGAAAATGGGGTGGACCGTTCTGACCGAACTGGGACAGGGACGCGTTCCGTTTTTGGCCGGCAGGCTCGTTATGATCTTTCAAAAGGTTTCCCATGCTTGACGACAAAAAAACTCCATCTGCGGAGCATTATTCATGAATTGCTCTGGTTTTTGAAGGGCGATACGAACATCCAGTATCTTCACGACAACAAGGTGACGATCTGGGATGAATGGGCCGATGAAAACGGCGATCTCGGTCCGGTATACGGCCATCAATGGAGAAGCTGGCCCACGCCGGAAGGCGGTCACATTGACCAGATCCAGAACCTTCTGGACAGTCTCAAGAATAATCCGGATTCCCGCCGTCATCTTGTTTGCGCATGGAATGTGGCAGAAGTCGACAAAATGGCTTTGCCGCCATGCCATTGCCTGTTCCAGTTCTACGTGGGTGGCGTCGGCGCAAGCGGCAAGCGAAAGCTCAGCTGCCAGCTGTATCAGCGTAGCGCGGACATGTTCCTCGGCGTGCCCTTCAACATCGCTTCTTACTCGCTTTTGACGTTGATGCTCGCCCAGGTCCTTGATTACGAACCGGCGGAATTTGTGCACACGTTCGGCGATTTGCACCTGTACTGCAATCACTTTGACCAGGCGAAGGAGCAGCTTTCCCGCACACCGCGAGCGCTGCCGACGATGAAGTTGAATCCGGATGTCAAGAACCTGTTCGACTTCAAGTTCGAAGATTTCTCCTTGGAAAACTATGACCCGTGGCCGACCATCAAGGCTCCGATTGCAGTATGA
- a CDS encoding dihydrofolate reductase, which translates to MMKISVIVAVSDNGVIGKDGHLPWHLSQDLKRFKAITTGHHVLLGRKNYEDIGRPLPNRVNLVLSRNENFEAPGCIVVRDMEQALKIAEQSGEEELFIIGGASVYARAMPKSTKLYLTKVHAEIDGDVKMPTLGEGWKLLSEEHIGKSEKDDYETTFQVLERSL; encoded by the coding sequence ATGATGAAAATTTCGGTAATTGTTGCAGTTTCGGACAACGGCGTGATTGGTAAGGATGGCCATTTGCCGTGGCATCTTTCCCAGGACCTCAAGCGTTTTAAGGCGATTACGACGGGACATCACGTTTTGCTAGGTCGCAAGAACTATGAAGATATCGGACGCCCTCTGCCGAACCGCGTCAATCTGGTGCTTTCACGGAATGAGAACTTTGAAGCTCCGGGCTGTATCGTCGTGCGCGACATGGAACAGGCTTTGAAGATTGCGGAACAGAGCGGGGAAGAAGAACTCTTTATCATCGGCGGTGCCAGCGTTTATGCAAGAGCCATGCCGAAGTCGACAAAGCTTTACCTGACAAAAGTCCATGCCGAAATCGATGGCGACGTCAAAATGCCGACTCTTGGAGAAGGCTGGAAGCTTTTGAGCGAGGAGCATATCGGAAAGTCCGAAAAGGACGATTACGAAACGACCTTCCAAGTTTTGGAACGTTCGCTCTAG
- a CDS encoding FecCD family ABC transporter permease: MPSNAKSAARIWGGFLFLGIFTAILFLLTILSGPSSVGVSDVIQTFLGKSDVVASDIVWQIRLPKACAALLTGISLAISGLVLQSVFKNPLAGPFVLGVSSGANLGVALVLLAGFGGSIGVFPCAACGAFGVVLLVLFASKFVAHSVSLLIVGLMLGYFVDAIVSFLMATSSSEALRGFMTWGLGSFSRVSLDVVPTFFVVTLVGVILCGFCVRYLNAAQVGDSFAQSLGVNVRLSRMAVLLGASLLAAGATVCCGPIGFIGLASPHIAYGIFKSSNHRVLLPASALVGTELALLSGLVPGIPLASVTSLFGAPIVLWIFLRSRRGGERA; this comes from the coding sequence ATGCCAAGTAATGCAAAATCCGCGGCAAGAATTTGGGGGGGATTTCTCTTCCTCGGAATTTTTACCGCCATCCTTTTTTTGCTGACGATTCTTTCGGGCCCTTCTTCGGTGGGCGTTTCGGATGTTATCCAAACATTTTTAGGAAAGAGCGATGTCGTGGCGAGCGATATCGTTTGGCAGATCCGTTTGCCGAAAGCCTGTGCGGCCCTCCTCACGGGCATTTCACTTGCGATCTCGGGCCTTGTGCTGCAGAGCGTTTTTAAGAATCCGTTGGCGGGGCCTTTTGTGCTAGGCGTAAGTTCCGGGGCAAATCTCGGCGTGGCGCTGGTGCTGCTCGCCGGCTTTGGCGGTTCGATAGGCGTGTTTCCCTGCGCGGCTTGCGGAGCCTTTGGCGTGGTGCTGCTGGTACTCTTTGCGTCGAAGTTCGTGGCGCACTCCGTTTCGCTTTTGATTGTCGGTTTGATGCTCGGCTACTTTGTCGATGCGATTGTTTCTTTTTTGATGGCGACGAGCTCTTCGGAAGCGCTTCGCGGATTTATGACATGGGGACTTGGTTCGTTTTCGAGAGTTTCTTTGGATGTAGTCCCGACTTTTTTTGTGGTGACTCTTGTGGGCGTGATTTTGTGCGGTTTCTGTGTGCGTTACCTGAATGCAGCGCAGGTCGGAGATTCCTTTGCGCAGTCGCTGGGGGTGAACGTGCGCCTTTCGCGCATGGCGGTTCTTTTGGGGGCGAGCCTTCTTGCCGCAGGGGCGACGGTCTGCTGCGGTCCGATCGGCTTTATCGGGCTTGCTTCTCCGCATATCGCCTATGGAATTTTTAAGTCATCGAATCACCGCGTGCTGCTTCCGGCGTCTGCACTGGTGGGTACGGAACTGGCTTTGCTTTCGGGGCTTGTTCCTGGAATTCCGCTTGCGAGCGTGACGAGCCTTTTTGGAGCTCCGATCGTCTTGTGGATTTTCTTGCGGTCGAGACGAGGAGGGGAACGTGCCTAA
- the nspC gene encoding carboxynorspermidine decarboxylase, with protein sequence MIDYSQVPSPCYVLEESRLIRNLEILKRVQDEADVKIICALKGYSMWSTFPLIGKYLAGATASSLNEAILAREEMNKEVHVFAPTYSDDEINEILTIANHITFNSFSQWQRFKKKSLAAKVSPGIRINPEFSTVDTDIYNPCGKYSRLGVTRKEFREDQLEGIEGLHFHALCEQNADALEAVLKNFEERFGEFIPKMKWVNFGGGHHITRADYEVDRLISILKGFHSRYPGVQIILEPGEAVGWQTGELVATVEDIVRNEKDIAILNVSVSAHMPDCLEMPYRPMILGSGMPGEKKYEYRLGGNTCLAGDIVGDYSFDEPLQVGDKIVFFDMIHYTMVKTTFFNGVKHPDIGIWHLDNHFELVRSFCYQQYKDNL encoded by the coding sequence ATGATTGATTATTCTCAAGTTCCTAGTCCTTGTTACGTTCTCGAAGAAAGCCGCTTAATCCGTAACCTTGAAATCCTCAAGCGTGTACAGGACGAAGCGGATGTCAAGATCATCTGTGCCTTGAAAGGCTACAGCATGTGGAGCACGTTTCCTCTTATTGGAAAATATCTTGCAGGGGCGACCGCGTCAAGTTTAAATGAAGCAATTCTTGCACGCGAAGAGATGAATAAGGAAGTGCACGTTTTTGCACCCACCTACAGCGACGACGAAATCAACGAAATCCTGACCATCGCAAACCACATTACATTCAACAGTTTTAGCCAGTGGCAGCGCTTCAAAAAGAAGTCCCTCGCCGCTAAAGTAAGCCCGGGCATCCGCATCAATCCGGAATTTTCAACCGTCGACACCGACATTTACAACCCCTGCGGCAAGTATTCCCGTTTGGGCGTCACCCGCAAGGAATTCCGCGAAGACCAGCTCGAAGGCATCGAAGGCTTGCACTTCCACGCCCTTTGCGAACAGAACGCGGACGCTCTCGAAGCGGTCCTCAAGAACTTTGAAGAACGCTTCGGCGAATTCATTCCGAAGATGAAGTGGGTAAACTTTGGCGGTGGCCATCATATTACCCGCGCCGATTACGAAGTCGACCGTCTGATTTCCATCTTGAAAGGCTTCCACAGCCGCTACCCGGGCGTTCAGATCATTCTTGAACCGGGCGAAGCCGTGGGCTGGCAAACGGGCGAACTCGTCGCCACCGTCGAAGACATTGTCCGCAACGAAAAGGACATCGCCATTCTGAACGTTTCCGTGAGCGCTCACATGCCGGACTGCCTTGAAATGCCTTACCGCCCGATGATCCTCGGCTCCGGCATGCCCGGCGAAAAGAAGTACGAATACCGCCTGGGTGGAAACACTTGCCTCGCCGGTGATATCGTCGGAGACTACAGTTTCGACGAACCGCTCCAAGTAGGCGACAAGATCGTCTTCTTCGATATGATCCACTACACCATGGTCAAGACGACGTTCTTCAACGGCGTCAAGCACCCAGACATCGGCATCTGGCATCTCGACAACCACTTTGAACTCGTCCGCAGTTTCTGCTACCAGCAGTACAAGGACAACCTATGA